The Arachis ipaensis cultivar K30076 chromosome B07, Araip1.1, whole genome shotgun sequence genome includes a window with the following:
- the LOC107608192 gene encoding uncharacterized protein At1g08160-like, translated as MLALPPPPSKQQIIRNQSSLESLENNRPNKKLWQPRSQRTKPVIWCFAGLCLIFSLLLIFFGIVILIFYLAIKPRNPTFDIPNASLNVVYYDSTQYLNGDFILLANFSNPNKRIDVKFESLDIELFFSNRLISNRTMNPFMQKPKETRLQTVNLISKLVFLPQDVGVKLQRQVESNKVSYYVRGTFKVKFNIGLIHLSYWLNSICEIEMTGPPAGVLVSRQCITSRR; from the coding sequence ATGCTAGCCCTTCCACCACCCCCTTCAAAACAACAAATAATAAGGAATCAAAGTTCCTTAGAATCACTTGAAAACAATAGGCCAAATAAAAAACTATGGCAACCAAGAAGTCAAAGGACAAAACCAGTTATATGGTGTTTTGCAGGGTTATGTCTCATATTCAGCCTTCTACTAATCTTCTTTGGAATTGTTATATTGATATTCTACTTAGCAATCAAACCAAGAAACCCCACATTTGATATACCAAATGCAAGCCTCAATGTTGTGTACTATGACTCAACACAATACTTGAATGGTGACTTCATTCTCCTTGCAAATTTCTCAAACCCCAACAAGAGAATTGATGTAAAGTTTGAGTCTTTGGACATTGAACTCTTCTTCTCCAACCGGCTCATATCGAATCGGACGATGAATCCTTTTATGCAGAAGCCAAAGGAGACAAGGCTGCAAACTGTGAACTTGATTTCCAAGTTGGTTTTTCTGCCTCAAGATGTTGGTGTGAAGCTTCAAAGGCAAGTTGAGAGCAACAAAGTAAGCTACTATGTAAGAGGGACATTTAAGGTGAAGTTCAACATTGGTTTGATCCATTTATCTTATTGGTTGAATAGCATATGTGAAATTGAGATGACAGGTCCACCAGCTGGTGTTCTAGTTTCAAGACAATGCATAACTTCAAGGAGATGA